One segment of Thamnophis elegans isolate rThaEle1 chromosome 16, rThaEle1.pri, whole genome shotgun sequence DNA contains the following:
- the LOC116519572 gene encoding beta-1,3-galactosyl-O-glycosyl-glycoprotein beta-1,6-N-acetylglucosaminyltransferase 3-like: MHLDKRFMCQIPHLLALGTLMLLATAMLKYSRWQCDPSYLERDPTDPRGQFCKDQFYQSVRLPPMENVSCSEIIRGDTKAMEAALVSKVQWKNKWSALDEKFYLNLTQDCQNFKERRRFIGFHLSEEEENFPIAYSMVVHEKIEMFERLLRAIFAPQNVYCVHVDSKSPKPFQKAVRAIASCFGNVFLASKQESVVYASWSRVQADLNCMKDLLQSKVRWRYLLNTCGTDFPIKTNTEIVRALKLLNGKNNMESEKPSSYKRNRWKYHHEVTNSIVQTKTTKGPPPHSSPMFTGNAYIIATREFVQHLFQDPTARRLIEWSKDTYSPDEHLWATLHRMPGVPGSVPYNDKFDLTDMNAIARVVKWAYSEGDVSKGAPYPQCTGVYRRAVCVYGFGDLRWLLSQHHLFANKFDPSVDNCALQCLEEYLRHKAIYRTPL, from the coding sequence ATGCATTTGGATAAAAGGTTCATGTGTCAGATTCCACACCTGCTGGCACTGGGGACTCTCATGCTGCTGGCCACGGCCATGCTGAAGTACAGCCGTTGGCAGTGTGACCCCAGCTACCTGGAGAGAGACCCCACGGACCCCCGGGGACAGTTCTGCAAGGACCAGTTCTACCAGTCGGTGAGGCTCCCGCCCATGGAGAACGTCAGCTGCTCTGAGATCATCAGAGGGGACACGAAGGCTATGGAGGCCGCTCTGGTGAGCAAGGTGCAGTGGAAGAACAAGTGGTCGGCCCTGGATGAGAAGTTCTACTTGAACCTGACCCAGGATTGTCAGAACTTCAAAGAGCGGAGGAGATTCATTGGGTTCCACCTgagcgaagaggaagagaactTCCCCATCGCTTATTCCATGGTGGTCCACGAGAAGATCGAGATGTTTGAAAGGCTCCTGAGAGCCATCTTTGCTCCTCAGAACGTTTACTGTGTCCACGTGGACAGCAAGTCTCCCAAACCTTTCCAAAAGGCCGTCCGGGCCATCGCCTCCTGCTTCGGCAACGTTTTCCTGGCTTCTAAGCAGGAGAGCGTGGTGTACGCCTCTTGGTCAAGGGTCCAAGCCGACCTGAACTGCATGAAAGACCTGCTTCAAAGCAAGGTCCGCTGGAGGTACCTGCTGAACACCTGCGGGACCGACTTCCCCATCAAGACCAACACGGAGATCGTCCGGGCCCTGAAACTGCTCAACGGGAAGAACAACATGGAATCCGAGAAACCTTCGTCCTATAAAAGGAACCGCTGGAAATACCACCACGAAGTGACCAACAGCATCGTTCAGACCAAGACGACAAAGGGCCCCCCGCCCCACAGCTCCCCCATGTTCACTGGCAACGCCTACATCATAGCCACCAGGGAGTTCGTGCAGCACCTCTTCCAAGACCCAACCGCCAGGCGCTTGATAGAGTGGTCCAAAGACACCTACAGCCCCGATGAGCATCTTTGGGCCACCTTGCACCGCATGCCAGGGGTGCCCGGCTCGGTCCCTTATAATGACAAATTCGATCTCACGGACATGAACGCCATTGCCCGGGTGGTCAAGTGGGCCTACAGCGAAGGGGACGTCAGCAAGGGAGCCCCTTACCCCCAGTGCACCGGAGTCTACCGGCGGGCGGTCTGCGTCTATGGGTTTGGGGACCTCCGCTGGCTGCTCTCACAGCACCACCTCTTCGCCAACAAGTTCGACCCCAGCGTGGACAACTGCGCCCTCCAATGCCTGGAAGAGTATCTGCGCCACAAGGCCATCTACAGAACGCCCCTTTGA
- the LOC116519256 gene encoding BCL2/adenovirus E1B 19 kDa protein-interacting protein 2-like, giving the protein MKDGLRYEGYPHTLNVFAVCFMPESSQPNYRYLMDNLFKYIIGSLELLIAESYMIVYLNGATTRRRMPSLGWLRKCYQQIDRRLRKNLKSLIIVHPSWFIRTLLAITKPFISSKFSQKIRYVFTLAELAELVPMDSVNIPECIKQIDQELNGKQEQKSEQ; this is encoded by the exons ATGAAGGATGGGCTGCGATATGAAGGCTACCCTCATACCCTCAATG TCTTTGCGGTTTGCTTCATGCCAGAAAGTAGTCAACCAAACTACCGATACTTAATGGATAATCTGTTTAA ATACATTATCGGCTCCCTAGAATTATTAATAGCGGAGAGCTATATGATTGTTTATCTCAACGGGGCGACCACCCGGCGGAGAATGCCCAGTTTAGGATGGCTCAGGAAGTGTTACCAGCAAATCGATAGGAG GTTAAGGAAAAACCTGAAGTCCTTAATAATAGTCCATCCTTCCTGGTTCATCAGAACACTTCTGGCAATCACAAAGCCGTTTATTAG CTCAAAATTCAGCCAAAAAATCAGATACGTCTTTACTTTGGCAGAGCTGGCAGAGCTCGTCCCCATGGACAGCGTGAACATCCCCGAATGCATAAAACA AATTGATCAAGAACTTAATGGGAAACAGGAGCAGAAGTCTGaacagtaa
- the LOC116518915 gene encoding LOW QUALITY PROTEIN: transcription initiation factor IIA subunit 2-like (The sequence of the model RefSeq protein was modified relative to this genomic sequence to represent the inferred CDS: inserted 1 base in 1 codon), giving the protein MAYQLYRNTTLGNSLQESLDELIQSQQITPQLALQVLLQFDKAINAALAQRXRNRVNFRGSLNTYRFCDNVWTFVLNDVEFREVTEVVKVDKVKIVACDGKNTGSNAAE; this is encoded by the exons ATGGCTTACCAACTGTACAGAAACACCACCCTGGGGAACAGCCTCCAAGAAAGCCTGGATGAGCTCATTCAG TCTCAGCAGATCACGCCCCAGCTCGCCCTCCAAGTCCTCCTACAGTTTGACAAAGCGATCAATGCTGCATTAGCCCAGC TCAGAAACCGAGTCAATTTCAGG GGCTCCCTGAACACCTACAGGTTTTGCGACAACGTTTGGACCTTCGTGCTGAATGACGTGGAATTCAGGGAGGTCACAGAAGTGGTGAAAGTGGATAAAGTCAAAATCGTGGCCTGCGATGGGAAAA ATACAGGTTCCAATGCTGCGGAGTGA